GTCCCATGAACGCCTCGGCCGCACTGCTGTTGCTCGCCGACGGCCGGTTCCCGGCCGGTGGGCACGCCCACTCGGGAGGAGTCGAAGCAGCGGTCAAGGCCGGCCGTATCCAGGACGCCGCCGGGCTGGAGCGGTTCTGCACGGGCCGGCTCCACACGGCGGGGCTGACGGCGGCGTCCCTGGCCGCAGCCGCCGCCGCGGGTCACGACCCGCTCGCCCTCGACGAGGCCGCCGACGCGCGAACCCCCTCTCCCGCGCTGCGCCGCACGGCCCGCAAACTGGGCCGCCAGCTGATGCGCGCTGCCCGCGCCACCTGGCCGGGGCCCGAACTCGACGCGCTGGCGGCAGCCCTGCCCAAGGGCGCCCACCAGCCGGTCGTGCTGGGCCTGGCCGCGCGCTCGGCGGGGCTCCGGCCGCTGGATGCGGCCTACGCGGCGGCGTACGAGAGCGTCAGCGGGCCGGCGACGGCGGCCGTACGCCTCCTGAGCCTCGACCCGTTCGACGCCACCGCCGTGCTCGCCCGCCTCGCCCCCGCGACGGACGACGTG
This sequence is a window from Streptomyces sp. NBC_01775. Protein-coding genes within it:
- a CDS encoding urease accessory protein UreF, translating into MNASAALLLLADGRFPAGGHAHSGGVEAAVKAGRIQDAAGLERFCTGRLHTAGLTAASLAAAAAAGHDPLALDEAADARTPSPALRRTARKLGRQLMRAARATWPGPELDALAAALPKGAHQPVVLGLAARSAGLRPLDAAYAAAYESVSGPATAAVRLLSLDPFDATAVLARLAPATDDVAQRAAQAAEGDIAGLPAASAPLLDITAEQHAAWDVRLFAS